In the genome of Limnobaculum zhutongyuii, one region contains:
- the aroA gene encoding 3-phosphoshikimate 1-carboxyvinyltransferase: MLESLTLQPIAKFDGTINLPGSKSVSNRALLLAAMAQGKTRLTNLLDSDDVRHMLNALKALGVHYQLSDCHTICDIEGVGGPLKAHSALEIFLGNAGTAMRPLAAALSLGQGDIILTGEPRMKERPIGHLVDSLRQGGAQIDYLEQQNYPPLRLHGGFQGGNISVDGSVSSQFLTALLMTAPLATQDTHITIKGDLVSKPYIEITLHMMRDFGVEVSHDNYQVFHIKGQQQYRAVEQYLVEGDASSASYFLAAAAIKGGSVRVTGIGKNSVQGDIRFADVLEAMGAKIIWGDDFIECQHGELNGIDMDMNHIPDAAMTIATTALFAKGETRIRNIYNWRVKETDRLSAMATELRKVGAEVEEGEDYIRVVPPVHLKHAEIETYNDHRMAMCFSLVALSDTPVTILDPKCTAKTFPDYFKQFARLSQLA; this comes from the coding sequence ATGCTGGAATCGTTAACCCTACAACCCATTGCGAAATTTGATGGAACTATTAATTTGCCTGGTTCAAAAAGTGTTTCTAACCGGGCCTTACTCTTAGCTGCAATGGCGCAGGGCAAAACCCGACTGACCAATCTGTTAGACAGTGATGATGTCCGTCATATGCTTAATGCATTAAAAGCGCTGGGTGTTCATTATCAGTTATCTGATTGCCATACTATCTGCGATATCGAAGGTGTAGGTGGTCCATTAAAGGCCCATAGCGCATTAGAAATATTTTTGGGTAATGCCGGAACGGCCATGCGTCCACTGGCTGCAGCATTAAGTTTGGGGCAGGGCGATATCATTCTAACCGGTGAGCCCAGAATGAAAGAGCGTCCGATTGGTCATCTGGTCGATTCATTGCGTCAGGGTGGCGCGCAGATTGATTATCTTGAACAACAAAATTATCCACCGCTACGCCTGCATGGTGGATTTCAGGGCGGTAATATCTCTGTAGATGGTTCAGTCTCCAGCCAATTTTTAACTGCTTTGCTGATGACGGCACCACTGGCAACACAAGATACTCATATTACGATTAAAGGTGATTTAGTTTCAAAGCCTTATATCGAGATTACATTACATATGATGCGCGATTTTGGCGTTGAAGTGAGCCATGACAACTATCAGGTTTTCCATATTAAAGGGCAACAGCAGTATCGTGCCGTGGAACAATATCTGGTTGAAGGTGATGCTTCTTCGGCATCTTACTTCCTTGCTGCTGCCGCGATTAAGGGTGGTAGTGTACGGGTTACAGGTATCGGTAAAAACAGCGTTCAGGGTGATATTCGCTTCGCTGATGTGCTGGAAGCTATGGGAGCCAAAATCATTTGGGGCGATGATTTTATTGAATGTCAGCATGGTGAGCTAAACGGTATTGATATGGATATGAACCATATTCCTGATGCAGCGATGACTATTGCCACCACGGCACTGTTCGCTAAAGGGGAAACGCGTATTCGTAATATCTATAACTGGCGAGTTAAAGAGACCGATCGGCTCAGTGCAATGGCAACCGAGCTGAGAAAAGTAGGGGCAGAAGTAGAGGAAGGGGAAGATTACATCCGAGTCGTTCCACCTGTACATTTGAAACATGCGGAAATTGAAACTTATAACGATCACCGTATGGCGATGTGTTTTTCACTGGTTGCGTTATCAGATACGCCAGTGACCATTTTGGATCCAAAATGCACGGCTAAAACCTTTCCGGACTATTTTAAGCAGTTCGCTCGTTTGAGTCAGTTGGCATAA
- the focA gene encoding formate transporter FocA: MKTDNPIAALSPAAMAQVAENAGIYKATKHPAITFCSAILAGAFISIAFVFYITATTGTANVPFGVAKFLGGVCFSLGLMLVVACGTDLFTSTVMTCIAKATNHITWGQMIRNWINVYLGNLVGALFFVAIIFLAGQITAANGLWGLNVLQTADHKLHHTFVEAVALGTLANLMVCLAVWMSYAGRSLTDKMLVMILPVAMFVASGFEHSIANMFMIPMGIVIKNFASPEFWHMINATPEQFPSLTVSNFVIDNLIPVTIGNIIGGLMVGLPFWAMYLRGGKH; the protein is encoded by the coding sequence GTGAAAACAGATAATCCTATCGCAGCATTATCACCCGCCGCCATGGCTCAGGTTGCCGAGAATGCGGGAATATATAAAGCTACAAAACATCCAGCTATTACATTCTGCTCAGCAATATTAGCTGGTGCATTTATTTCCATCGCATTTGTCTTCTATATTACCGCTACCACCGGAACGGCTAATGTTCCTTTTGGCGTGGCTAAATTTTTAGGTGGCGTCTGCTTCTCTTTAGGTTTGATGTTGGTTGTTGCCTGCGGCACCGACCTCTTCACCTCAACGGTAATGACCTGTATTGCTAAAGCAACCAATCACATTACCTGGGGTCAAATGATTCGTAACTGGATCAATGTTTATTTAGGCAATTTGGTTGGCGCTCTATTCTTTGTTGCTATTATATTTTTAGCAGGCCAAATCACTGCCGCTAACGGGCTCTGGGGGCTCAATGTGCTTCAAACGGCTGACCACAAACTACATCATACCTTTGTAGAAGCGGTTGCTCTTGGTACACTAGCTAACCTGATGGTCTGTTTAGCAGTATGGATGAGTTACGCCGGACGCAGTTTGACCGATAAAATGCTGGTAATGATCCTTCCAGTAGCGATGTTTGTTGCCAGCGGTTTTGAGCACAGCATTGCAAACATGTTTATGATTCCAATGGGAATCGTTATTAAGAATTTTGCATCTCCTGAGTTCTGGCACATGATTAACGCCACTCCGGAGCAATTTCCAAGCCTGACTGTTAGTAACTTTGTTATAGACAACTTAATCCCCGTGACAATCGGTAATATCATCGGTGGGTTAATGGTAGGTTTGCCTTTTTGGGCAATGTATTTACGTGGTGGGAAGCACTAG
- the ycaO gene encoding 30S ribosomal protein S12 methylthiotransferase accessory factor YcaO, protein MQTITPATTQTFIPGKDAALEDSISRFQQKLTQLGFNIEEASWLNPVPNVWSVHIRDKDCPLCFTNGKGATRKAALASALGEYFERLSTNYFFADFYLGKTIADSAFVHYPNEKWFPVSADNSLPKGILDSHLHAFYDPDQSLTATELVDLQSGNVDRGICALPFVRQSDLETVYIPMNIIGNLYVSNGMSAGNNRSEAHVQALSEIFERFVKNRIIAEAISLPEIPQAMINLYPQVKEAITTLEAEGFPIFAYDASLGGQYPVICVVLFNPANGTCFASFGAHPDFGVALERTVTELLQGRSLKDLDVFNAPTFDNEEVGEYANLETHFIDSSGLISWDLFKQQADYEFVGWDFSGTSEEEFATMMAIFNKEEVEVYIADYTHLGVDACRILAPGMSDIYPAEDLVLANNNMGQHLRDTILSLPSSQWQPEEYLALIEQLDQEGLDDFVRVRELLGMATGSNNVWSSLRVGELKSMLALAGGDLDQALSWVEWTQEFNASLFSEERRNYYRCLQTLLLMQVDAEERDPEQYNPAFNRMYGEETVATVWNNIRGIQRFHGIFDVDQDLTQLPTHCSLLAAYNKLQAAKRLS, encoded by the coding sequence ATGCAAACAATCACTCCTGCGACAACGCAAACATTTATTCCTGGTAAAGATGCAGCATTGGAAGACTCCATCTCTCGTTTTCAACAAAAGCTAACGCAATTAGGATTTAATATAGAAGAAGCGTCCTGGCTTAACCCGGTTCCGAATGTTTGGTCGGTACATATACGTGATAAAGATTGTCCACTCTGTTTTACCAACGGAAAAGGTGCAACCCGAAAAGCAGCGCTGGCTTCTGCGCTGGGTGAATATTTTGAACGGTTATCGACTAACTACTTTTTTGCAGATTTCTATTTAGGCAAAACTATCGCTGACAGTGCTTTTGTTCACTATCCCAATGAAAAGTGGTTCCCTGTTTCGGCGGACAACAGCTTACCTAAAGGTATATTAGATTCGCATTTACATGCCTTCTATGATCCTGACCAAAGTCTGACTGCCACTGAACTGGTTGATTTACAGTCTGGCAATGTCGATCGGGGCATCTGCGCCCTACCGTTTGTTCGTCAATCCGATCTGGAAACGGTGTACATTCCAATGAATATTATCGGCAACCTTTATGTCTCTAATGGGATGTCTGCCGGTAATAATCGCAGTGAAGCGCACGTTCAGGCATTATCAGAAATTTTTGAACGTTTTGTAAAAAATCGCATTATCGCTGAAGCTATTAGCCTGCCAGAAATCCCACAGGCGATGATCAACCTTTATCCTCAGGTAAAAGAAGCAATAACCACACTTGAAGCTGAAGGCTTCCCAATATTTGCTTATGATGCTTCGCTGGGTGGTCAGTATCCTGTTATCTGTGTTGTGCTATTCAATCCCGCCAATGGAACCTGTTTTGCTTCGTTTGGTGCTCACCCTGATTTTGGCGTTGCTCTGGAACGTACCGTTACCGAACTGCTACAGGGCCGCAGTCTGAAAGATCTGGATGTGTTCAATGCGCCAACATTTGATAACGAAGAAGTGGGCGAATACGCCAATCTGGAAACCCACTTTATTGATTCCAGCGGTTTAATTTCATGGGATCTGTTTAAACAGCAGGCCGACTATGAATTTGTTGGCTGGGACTTCAGTGGAACGTCTGAAGAAGAGTTTGCCACGATGATGGCTATCTTTAATAAAGAAGAAGTGGAAGTCTATATTGCTGATTACACCCATTTAGGTGTTGACGCCTGCCGAATTCTGGCTCCGGGGATGTCTGATATCTACCCTGCTGAAGACCTGGTATTAGCCAATAACAATATGGGCCAACACTTAAGAGATACCATTTTAAGTCTGCCGTCCAGCCAGTGGCAGCCTGAAGAGTATCTGGCTTTAATTGAGCAACTGGATCAGGAAGGTCTGGACGACTTTGTGCGTGTACGTGAGCTGCTGGGCATGGCAACTGGTTCTAACAACGTTTGGAGTAGCCTGCGCGTGGGTGAGCTAAAATCAATGCTGGCCCTTGCCGGTGGTGATTTAGATCAGGCGTTGAGCTGGGTGGAATGGACTCAAGAGTTCAACGCTTCATTATTTAGTGAAGAACGTCGTAACTATTATCGCTGCCTGCAAACGCTATTGTTGATGCAGGTGGACGCTGAAGAACGCGATCCGGAGCAATACAATCCAGCCTTCAACCGTATGTATGGCGAAGAAACTGTAGCAACCGTGTGGAACAATATTCGCGGCATACAACGCTTTCATGGCATTTTTGATGTAGATCAAGATTTAACTCAACTGCCTACACACTGCTCTTTATTGGCGGCCTATAACAAATTACAGGCCGCTAAGCGGTTGTCTTAA
- the pflA gene encoding pyruvate formate lyase 1-activating protein produces the protein MSAVNGRIHSFESCGTVDGPGIRFIVFFQGCLMRCLYCHNRDTWDTHGGKEVAVDDLMKEIVTYRHFMNASGGGVTASGGEAILQAEFVRDWFRACKEEGIHTCLDTNGFVRRYDAVIDELLDVTDLVMLDLKQLDDSVHQNLVGVSNHRTLEFARHLAKRNQKTWIRYVVVPGWSDDEKSARMLGEFTQNMTNIEKIELLPYHELGKHKWVAMGEEYGLDGVKPPTKEIMDRVKSILEEYGHKVIY, from the coding sequence ATGTCAGCAGTAAATGGTCGCATTCACTCATTTGAATCCTGCGGTACCGTCGACGGTCCGGGAATTCGTTTTATCGTCTTTTTTCAGGGTTGTCTGATGCGCTGTCTTTACTGCCACAACCGTGATACCTGGGATACCCACGGCGGTAAAGAAGTGGCGGTTGACGATCTGATGAAAGAGATTGTTACCTATCGTCACTTTATGAATGCCTCTGGTGGTGGTGTTACGGCATCCGGTGGTGAGGCTATTTTACAGGCTGAATTTGTTCGCGATTGGTTCCGGGCCTGTAAAGAAGAAGGGATTCATACCTGTCTCGATACAAACGGCTTTGTTCGTCGTTATGATGCAGTGATTGATGAGCTGTTGGATGTAACCGATCTGGTGATGCTGGATTTAAAGCAACTGGATGATAGCGTGCATCAGAATCTGGTGGGTGTATCCAATCACCGTACTCTGGAGTTTGCTCGTCATTTAGCTAAACGTAACCAGAAAACCTGGATTCGCTATGTGGTCGTTCCCGGCTGGTCTGATGATGAAAAATCTGCTCGTATGCTTGGTGAGTTTACCCAAAATATGACTAACATCGAAAAAATAGAGCTGCTCCCTTACCATGAGTTGGGTAAACACAAGTGGGTTGCCATGGGCGAGGAATATGGTCTTGATGGGGTAAAACCACCGACCAAAGAGATTATGGATCGTGTGAAATCCATCCTTGAAGAGTACGGTCACAAGGTGATCTATTGA
- the ansB gene encoding L-asparaginase 2: MSVFKKTALGALLCCFTVPALAKLPTITVLATGGTIAGGGVSETQSNYVAGQFGVERLVDAVPQLKDIADIKGEQIVNIGSQDMNDEVWLKLAKTINERCDSSDGFVITHGTDTMEETSYFLNLTVKCNKPVVMVGAMRPATAMSADGPFNLYNAVVVASDKNSAGRGVLVAMNDVVVGGRDVTKTSTTGVQTFQAVNYGPLGYIHNGKVDYQRIPTRAHAPEAPFDVSKLTELPKVDIIYSYANASAAPVKALLADGTKGIVSAGVGNGNLYKTVFDALVSAREQGAVVVRSSRVPTGSTTQDAEIDDVKYGFVASGTLNPQKARVLLQLALTKTQDPVEIQKMFNEY; the protein is encoded by the coding sequence ATGTCAGTGTTTAAGAAGACTGCTCTTGGTGCTTTGCTTTGTTGTTTCACCGTGCCCGCGTTGGCAAAATTACCTACCATTACCGTTCTGGCTACGGGCGGAACCATTGCCGGTGGAGGCGTTTCAGAAACACAATCCAATTATGTTGCCGGGCAGTTTGGCGTTGAACGTTTGGTTGATGCAGTTCCTCAGTTAAAAGATATTGCGGATATTAAAGGTGAGCAGATTGTTAATATCGGTTCACAGGATATGAATGATGAAGTCTGGCTTAAGCTGGCCAAAACCATCAACGAACGCTGTGATAGCAGCGATGGTTTCGTGATTACTCACGGTACCGATACCATGGAAGAAACCTCTTACTTCCTTAACCTGACGGTAAAATGCAATAAACCCGTCGTGATGGTTGGCGCAATGCGCCCGGCTACCGCTATGAGTGCTGATGGTCCGTTCAACCTTTATAATGCAGTGGTCGTTGCCTCAGATAAAAACTCCGCAGGTCGTGGGGTGTTGGTTGCCATGAATGATGTGGTGGTTGGTGGTCGGGACGTGACTAAAACCAGTACCACTGGTGTCCAGACTTTCCAGGCCGTTAACTATGGACCACTGGGATATATCCACAATGGCAAGGTTGATTATCAGCGGATACCAACACGTGCTCATGCACCTGAGGCTCCGTTTGATGTCAGTAAACTGACTGAGCTACCAAAAGTCGACATTATCTATAGCTATGCTAATGCTTCGGCCGCACCGGTTAAAGCATTACTGGCGGATGGTACTAAAGGTATTGTTAGCGCTGGTGTAGGTAACGGTAACTTATATAAAACGGTATTTGATGCGCTGGTTAGTGCCAGAGAACAAGGCGCCGTAGTGGTTCGTTCTTCTCGTGTACCAACCGGTTCTACCACTCAGGATGCAGAAATTGATGATGTTAAATATGGTTTTGTTGCATCAGGTACGCTGAATCCACAAAAAGCGCGGGTGTTGTTACAGTTAGCATTAACCAAAACACAAGATCCGGTTGAAATTCAGAAGATGTTTAATGAGTATTAA
- the pflB gene encoding formate C-acetyltransferase, producing MTELNQKFVKAWEGFKEGDWKHNVDVRDFIQKNYTPYEGDESFLAGATDATDKLWDKVMEGIKIENRTHAPVDFDTDLASTITSHDAGYINKELETIVGLQTDAPLKRAIIPFGGIKMVEGSCQVYGRELDPSLKKIFTEYRKTHNQGVFDVYTKDILNCRKSGVLTGLPDAYGRGRIIGDYRRVAVYGIDFLMADKYAQFQSLQEKMENGEDLEMTIQLREEIAEQHRALGQMKEMAAKYGCDISAPATNAREAVQWTYFAYLAAVKSQNGAAMSFGRVSTFLDVYIERDMKKGLITESEAQELIDHLVMKLRMVRFLRTPEYDELFSGDPIWATESLAGMGVDGRTLVSKTSFRFLNTLYTMGPSPEPNMTILWSEKLPIAFKKYAAKVSIDTSSVQYENDDLMRPDFNNDDYAIACCVSPMIVGKQMQFFGARANLAKTMLYAINGGMDEKMKIQVGPKEAAMTDAVLDYDKVMDRLDHFMDWLAKQYVTALNVIHYMHDKYSYEAALMALHDRDVVRTMACGIAGLSVAADSLSAIKYAKVKPIRDEDGLAVDFEIEGEYPQFGNNDSRVDDIACDLVERFMKKIQKLRTYRHAIPTQSVLTITSNVVYGKKTGNTPDGRRAGAPFGPGANPMHGRDQKGAVASLTSVAKLPFAYAKDGISYTFSIAPNALGKDDDVRKANLAGLMDGYFHHEASIEGGQHLNVNVMNREMLLDAMENPEKYPQLTIRVSGYAVRFNSLTKEQQQDVITRTFTQTI from the coding sequence ATGACCGAGCTTAACCAAAAGTTTGTCAAAGCGTGGGAAGGATTTAAAGAAGGCGACTGGAAACATAATGTTGACGTTCGTGACTTTATCCAAAAAAACTACACCCCATATGAAGGTGATGAATCTTTCCTGGCTGGCGCAACTGATGCGACTGACAAGCTATGGGATAAAGTGATGGAAGGCATCAAAATCGAAAACCGCACTCATGCGCCGGTCGATTTTGACACTGACCTAGCTTCAACCATTACCTCTCATGATGCTGGCTATATTAATAAAGAATTAGAAACCATCGTTGGTTTACAAACCGACGCGCCATTAAAGCGTGCCATTATTCCATTTGGCGGCATTAAAATGGTTGAAGGTTCTTGTCAGGTGTATGGTCGTGAACTCGATCCATCACTGAAAAAAATCTTCACTGAATACCGTAAAACTCACAACCAGGGCGTTTTTGATGTATATACCAAAGACATCCTGAACTGCCGTAAATCCGGTGTATTAACCGGTCTGCCAGATGCTTATGGCCGTGGCCGTATCATCGGTGACTACCGTCGCGTAGCCGTCTATGGTATCGACTTCCTGATGGCTGACAAATACGCTCAATTCCAGTCTCTGCAAGAGAAAATGGAAAACGGTGAAGACTTAGAAATGACAATCCAACTGCGCGAAGAGATTGCTGAGCAACATCGTGCACTGGGTCAAATGAAAGAAATGGCAGCGAAATACGGCTGTGATATTTCTGCTCCGGCAACTAACGCTCGTGAAGCCGTTCAGTGGACTTACTTCGCCTATCTGGCAGCAGTAAAATCACAAAACGGTGCTGCAATGTCCTTCGGTCGTGTATCAACGTTCCTTGACGTTTACATCGAACGTGACATGAAAAAAGGCTTAATCACTGAAAGCGAAGCTCAAGAGCTGATCGACCATTTAGTGATGAAGCTGCGTATGGTTCGTTTCCTGCGTACTCCTGAATATGATGAGCTTTTCTCTGGTGACCCAATTTGGGCAACAGAATCTCTGGCTGGTATGGGTGTTGATGGTCGTACTCTGGTATCTAAAACCAGTTTCCGTTTCCTGAACACGCTGTACACCATGGGCCCTTCTCCGGAACCAAACATGACCATCCTGTGGTCTGAGAAGTTACCAATCGCATTTAAAAAGTATGCGGCTAAAGTGTCTATCGATACCTCATCTGTACAGTATGAGAACGATGACCTGATGCGTCCTGACTTTAACAACGATGACTATGCTATCGCTTGCTGCGTAAGCCCAATGATTGTTGGTAAGCAAATGCAGTTCTTCGGTGCTCGTGCAAACCTGGCTAAAACCATGCTGTATGCGATTAACGGCGGTATGGATGAAAAAATGAAGATCCAGGTTGGTCCAAAAGAAGCAGCAATGACCGATGCAGTACTGGATTATGACAAAGTAATGGACCGTTTAGATCATTTCATGGACTGGTTAGCAAAACAGTACGTGACTGCACTGAACGTGATTCACTATATGCATGATAAATACAGCTACGAAGCAGCCCTGATGGCTCTGCACGATCGTGACGTGGTTCGCACCATGGCATGTGGTATCGCTGGTCTGTCTGTTGCAGCTGACTCCCTGTCTGCTATCAAGTACGCAAAAGTTAAACCAATCCGTGACGAAGACGGCCTGGCAGTTGACTTTGAGATTGAAGGTGAATATCCACAGTTCGGTAACAACGACTCTCGCGTTGATGATATCGCCTGTGACCTGGTAGAACGTTTCATGAAGAAAATTCAGAAACTGCGTACCTATCGCCACGCAATCCCTACTCAATCTGTTCTGACCATCACTTCTAACGTGGTATATGGTAAGAAAACGGGTAACACCCCAGATGGCCGTCGCGCTGGCGCACCATTCGGACCAGGTGCTAACCCAATGCACGGTCGTGACCAGAAAGGTGCTGTTGCCTCTCTGACTTCTGTTGCTAAACTGCCGTTTGCTTACGCAAAAGATGGTATTTCTTATACCTTCTCTATCGCTCCAAATGCACTGGGTAAAGATGACGATGTTCGTAAAGCTAACCTTGCAGGCCTGATGGATGGTTACTTCCACCACGAAGCCAGCATTGAAGGTGGTCAACACCTGAACGTTAACGTTATGAACCGCGAAATGCTGTTAGACGCGATGGAAAATCCTGAGAAATATCCTCAGTTAACCATCCGCGTATCTGGTTATGCAGTGCGTTTTAACTCACTGACTAAAGAACAGCAACAAGACGTTATTACCCGGACATTCACTCAAACTATCTAA
- a CDS encoding aspartate/glutamate racemase family protein encodes MKTIGLIGGMSWESTIPYYRHINETIRHHLGGLHSAKIVLLSVDFQEIEQLQHQGDWAAAGEHLAEAARKLEGAGADFLVICTNTMHKVYETVEKAVGIPVCHIADATAEVILEDGIKKVGLLGTRFTMEQDFYKGRLSRQHGIEVIVPDEADREIVHRVIYQELCLGKIDAESRHQFSRIMQQLADKGAQGIILGCTEIGLLVSAKDASVPLYDTAEIHAVRAAELSLKA; translated from the coding sequence ATGAAAACAATAGGGCTTATCGGTGGTATGAGTTGGGAGTCAACTATCCCTTATTATCGCCATATTAATGAAACCATCCGTCATCATCTTGGCGGTTTACATTCGGCTAAGATTGTACTGTTGAGCGTTGATTTTCAGGAAATAGAACAGCTGCAACATCAAGGCGATTGGGCTGCCGCGGGTGAACATCTGGCCGAGGCTGCGCGTAAGCTAGAAGGCGCGGGTGCTGATTTTCTGGTTATCTGCACTAACACTATGCACAAAGTGTATGAAACGGTAGAGAAGGCAGTTGGGATTCCGGTTTGCCATATTGCCGATGCAACAGCTGAAGTTATTCTGGAAGATGGTATTAAGAAAGTGGGCCTGTTAGGCACTCGTTTTACCATGGAACAAGATTTCTATAAGGGACGCCTCAGTCGCCAACACGGCATTGAGGTTATCGTACCCGATGAAGCGGATCGTGAAATTGTGCACCGCGTTATTTATCAGGAGCTTTGTTTGGGCAAGATTGACGCGGAATCTCGTCATCAATTTAGCCGAATCATGCAACAGCTGGCAGATAAAGGCGCTCAGGGAATTATTCTGGGTTGTACCGAGATTGGTTTATTGGTTAGTGCCAAAGATGCCTCTGTACCTTTATATGACACCGCAGAGATACATGCCGTTCGCGCAGCGGAGCTTTCATTGAAAGCCTGA
- the serC gene encoding 3-phosphoserine/phosphohydroxythreonine transaminase produces the protein MAQVFNFSAGPAMLPVEVLRQAQQELCDWQGLGTSVMEISHRSKEFIQVAETAERDLRDLMKIPDNYKVLFSHGGARAQFAAIPLNLLGNATQADYIDGGYWAHSAIQEAEKYCTPNVFDAKTQVDGLSAIKPMKDWVLSDKSAYVHFCPNETIDGIAIDEQPDFGDRVVIADLSSTILSRPIDVSRYGVIYAGAQKNIGPAGITVIIIREDLLGKARKETPSILDFTVLNEYDSMFNTPPTFAWYLSGLVFKWLKAQGGLTEMARRNEEKASHLYSVIDNSDFYRNGVAIPNRSWMNVPFQLADGTLDKVFLEEAQVAGLHALKGHRVLGGMRASIYNAMPLAGVQALTQFMADFERRHG, from the coding sequence ATGGCACAGGTATTTAATTTTAGTGCAGGGCCGGCAATGTTACCGGTTGAAGTGTTACGTCAGGCACAGCAAGAACTTTGTGATTGGCAGGGGCTCGGCACATCGGTCATGGAAATTAGCCACCGCAGCAAAGAGTTTATTCAGGTAGCTGAAACGGCGGAACGCGACCTGCGCGATCTGATGAAGATTCCTGATAATTATAAAGTGCTGTTCAGCCATGGCGGCGCACGCGCTCAATTCGCAGCGATCCCATTAAATTTATTGGGTAATGCCACACAAGCGGATTATATTGATGGTGGCTATTGGGCCCACAGTGCCATTCAGGAAGCTGAAAAATACTGCACGCCAAATGTATTTGATGCAAAAACTCAAGTCGATGGTCTGTCAGCGATAAAACCAATGAAAGATTGGGTGTTGAGTGATAAATCTGCCTATGTTCATTTCTGCCCAAATGAGACGATTGACGGCATTGCTATTGACGAGCAACCTGATTTTGGCGATAGAGTTGTGATAGCGGACCTCTCCTCAACGATTTTATCTCGTCCGATTGATGTTAGCCGCTATGGTGTGATTTATGCCGGTGCCCAAAAGAATATCGGACCAGCAGGTATTACGGTGATCATCATACGTGAAGACTTGCTGGGCAAAGCCCGTAAAGAGACGCCATCCATTCTTGATTTTACCGTGTTGAATGAATATGACTCGATGTTCAATACCCCACCAACTTTTGCCTGGTACCTGTCCGGGTTGGTATTTAAATGGTTAAAAGCCCAGGGTGGATTGACAGAAATGGCTCGCCGTAACGAAGAGAAGGCATCACATCTGTATAGCGTTATTGATAACAGTGATTTCTATCGGAATGGTGTCGCTATCCCTAACCGTTCCTGGATGAACGTCCCATTCCAACTGGCCGATGGCACATTGGATAAGGTATTCCTGGAAGAGGCTCAGGTAGCTGGCTTACATGCGCTAAAAGGGCATCGTGTTCTGGGTGGAATGCGAGCGTCTATTTATAATGCAATGCCGCTGGCCGGTGTTCAGGCATTAACCCAGTTTATGGCTGATTTTGAACGACGTCATGGTTAA